One Dysosmobacter welbionis DNA segment encodes these proteins:
- a CDS encoding YcbK family protein — MSVGTYSLAREGDKLLSPHFRVREFACRDGADLVKIDTDLVELLERIRTAACGAVTVNSGYRTASYNQKVGGARASQHLLGRAADIQVSGASPLLVGQIAEYYLGGHGGIGVYQTFTHVDTRTARARWDQRSGREVAVSGWPGWRPKEEAVMDNIPSAYAEEAVAWAVENGLLQGSEAGNLMLSQPVTRQQLAAVLYRFAKLEGQT, encoded by the coding sequence ATGAGCGTGGGGACATACAGCCTTGCCCGGGAGGGGGACAAGCTGCTGTCCCCCCACTTCCGGGTGCGGGAGTTCGCCTGCCGGGACGGGGCAGACCTGGTGAAGATCGACACGGATCTGGTGGAGCTGCTGGAGCGGATCCGCACTGCCGCCTGCGGGGCGGTGACCGTCAACAGCGGGTACCGCACCGCTTCTTACAATCAGAAGGTGGGCGGCGCCAGAGCCAGCCAGCACCTGCTGGGCAGGGCGGCGGATATTCAGGTGAGCGGTGCCTCGCCCCTGCTGGTGGGGCAGATAGCGGAATACTATCTGGGCGGACACGGTGGGATCGGCGTCTATCAGACCTTCACCCATGTGGACACCCGGACCGCACGAGCCAGATGGGACCAGCGGAGCGGACGGGAGGTGGCCGTCTCCGGCTGGCCCGGCTGGCGGCCCAAGGAGGAAGCAGTCATGGACAACATCCCCAGCGCGTATGCGGAGGAAGCAGTGGCCTGGGCCGTGGAAAACGGCCTTTTGCAGGGCAGCGAGGCGGGGAACCTGATGCTCTCCCAGCCCGTCACCCGGCAGCAGCTGGCAGCGGTGTTGTACCGCTTTGCAAAGCTGGAGGGGCAGACCTGA